The genome window CTGGTTCAGGGACGGGGGGGTGATTTGGGGGTCCCCTGGGCCTGAGGGTCACCCCCAGACCCTCAGGTCACCTCTGTGACCCCTGAATCACCCCCAGATCCCTGGATCTCACCCAGATCCCCAGGTCACCCCCAAACCTCCAAATCACCCCCAGACCCCTGGATCtcacccagaccccccccccagacccccaggTCACCCCCAGACCCTCGGGTGACCCCTGAGACCCCCAAATGATGCCCAGAGCCCTCCAGACGCCCAGgtcacccccagacccccaaatcacccccagagccccccagacccccaaatcacccccagacaccccccccagacccccatgCCTCCCCAACCACCCGTCGCACCGTCACCGCAGCTCTGGGGCCGTGGCACCCTCTCttggggaccccccaccccccagtaccgccgccccccccacctcacccAGCAGCCAGGCGCCGTCGGGCCGAGCCCCCTCCAGCAGCCGAGCCAAGGCCGAATTCTCCAGGACAGCGGCGTTGGGGCAAGAACCGGGGAATTTGGCCACGACGTTGGTGATGGTGCCGGCGGCGTCGCACACCACCTGCATGTTCATGGAGTGGTAATTGCCGGCGTTGCGGTAAGCCGGTTCGTTTTCGGAAGGAGCCCGTAACGCCACGTGCATGCCGCCCACCAAACCCAACACCCCGGGGAAGGCGCCGGCGACCGTCCCGGCGCGAGCGGTCGTCGGCGGGAAGGCGATGTaccgcgccgcccgccgctgcAACGCCTCCAAGAACTGCGCCAGGCAGTTGGACATGGCCGACTGGCTGATGCCGGTGCTGTCGCGCGTGGCCGTCTGGAAAGAGCCGGAAGCCAAGAAGGTGAGGGCGGAGGTGACCTTAACGGCGACCGGCAGAGCGTGGCTGCGACCCGTCAGGCTCTCCAGGTCGGCTCCCAGCTCCCGGCACAGCCCGGCGATGGCGGCTTTGTCCAGCCGGTAACGCCGCAGCACCTGCTCCTCGCTCAGGTCCAGGAAGGAGCAGCGCGCCCGGTACACCCGGTGCTCGGGGTAGAACCGACGACGTCGGCCTCGCTTGCGGCGGGGGGTcgggacccccccgggaccccccccgctcgtcgccgcctctccccccccccccgctccgcgcTCCCGCAcccgccgcagcagcagcaccgAGTCCGACATGGCCCGGgggcggggctgcggcgggaggggcggggccgcggcgggaggggcggggccgcggcgggaggggcggggctgCGCGCAGAACGGCGCTGGGCGAGGAGGGGCGGGGCCCTAAGGGAGAGGGGCGGGGCCCTCGGGGTAAAGGCGGGGCTCTGTGGACGGGGCTCTGGGGAGAAGGGCGGGGCCCAAAGGGAAAGGGGCGGGGCCCAaagggagggggcggggctcTAGGGAGAGGGGCGGGGCTATAAGGAGCGGGCTCTAGGGTGAAGGGCGAGACCCTAAGGCAGAGGGGCGGAGCTCTAGGTTAGGGGCGGGGCTCTAGGTTGGGGCGGGGCTCTACGGACAGGGCTCTAGGGAGAGGGGCGGGGCGCCAAGGGGCGGGGCTAGGCCCAGTGGGGGCCGGACGGTGCCGGCCCCGGTCGCCGGGGGTCCCGGTGGCGGCAAGGCCCCGGGaagggcgggcgggggggggcggtgtgtcCCGGTGAGGCCTGCGGGTCCCGGTGCCGGTAGGGGCGGCCTGCCAGCTCTGTCCCGACCCAGGTCCCGGTCCCGATCCCGGTGGGGGCGGTGggtcccggcccccccgcgACCCCTCCTCGGCCGACCCCGCtccgccgctcccgccgctccGACCCCGCCGGCCTTCGCCGCGCCGCCAGGCCAcgcccctcctccccgccccgaTTGGCCGCCGCCGGCCTCACGTGCCCGGAAGGTCCCGCCTCCCCGCTCCGGCCCCGCTCTCTCACCTCCGGCGCGCCGCTCACACGCCATTGGCCAACGGGCGGAGGGGCGGTGCTCCGACGCGTGACGTCATTCGGCGCGGGGTTGGGCAGGTGCCGCCGCGGCGGCTCGGCCAATCGTGTCGAGCCCCCGGTCCGATCTCCGCCAATCAGTGGGCGTGGTGGGCGGGTCTCCGGGGGAAAGGGGAGCCGCGGGGGCGGAGCCGAAGCCGCCGCCATTTTGTCGCCGTCACCGTCCCGGCGAGAGGGAGCGTGGTGCCACGGTGagacccccccggcccggcctggcccggcccggcctggggaggggggaaccgGGCAGGGCCCGGGCCCTGCGGCCCTGGGGTGGGaccgggacgggacggggctCCGCTCGGGacccggcgggggcggggagggttCCTGGCTCGGGGTCCGCTCCGGCCCCTCTGAGAGGAGCCGGGGCCCGTGGGGGATCCCAGCCGTGGGGTGCGCTCACCCCGCGCCCAGGACGACCCCTCCGTGTTCCCGGGGCCTGGGACGGTTCCCAGCCGCCCGGAGAGTCCGCGGAGGAGGGTGGTGGGGGTCTtcccccggccctgcccgcaggGAGAGGCCCCTTCCAGGGCAGGGGAGCGAGTCTGGGCCCGGGGGTGAGCTCCGGCCCCTCGCTGTGAAGCTGGGGAcggtggggggggtgtctcgGCTGAGCCACCCCCTGAGATGCcgtttccccccctccccgtcctccCCCGTCACAGGCTGGGCGAGATGGTGAAGCTGTTCATCGGGAACCTGCCGCGGGAGGCGACGGAGCAGGAGATCCGCTCCCTCTTCGAGCAGTACGGGAAGGTGCTGGAGTGCGACATCATCAAGAACTACGGCTTCGTCCACATCGAGGACAAGACGGCGGCCGAGGACGCCATCCGCAACCTGCACCACCACAAGCTGCACGGCGTCTGCATCAACGTGGAGGCCAGCAAGAACAAGAGCAAAGCCTCCACCAAACTGCATGTTGGCAACATCAGCCCCGCCTGCACCAACCTGGAGCTGCGGGCCAAGTTTGAGGAGTACGGCCCCGTCATCGAGTGCGACATCGTCAAGGATTATGCCTTCGTTCACATGGAGCGGGCGGAGGACGCGGTGGAGGCCATCCGCGGGCTGGATAACACCGAATTCCAAGGTGATCCGGgccacagccctgggctgggaTAGGTAGCGCCGGGCTGGGCCTGGAGGAAGCAGGTCAGGTAGGAGAGGAAGGCGTAGGGCCGTCCCGGTGCACGGGGGAGATCCTGCTctggctctgctctccctgGTGCCAATCCACGAGGGTTTTCCGCCAGCGTGGGGCCGGATCCGCGCCACTGTTGCTCACCTGGCGCCAGACCTTGCGCGCAGTGGCCGCGGCAGCTGATGCTGCAAGGGGCGACCAGCGCGGTCGCGACCGCTACCACGTTCCAGCCCCAGGAGCATTCGGTGCCTTTTTTATCTTCTCGGCACTCTGGGCTTTGGCTCCTGGGGGGCGGGTGGTGCTGGCATGTGGCTTCGGAGAGAGCCGTGTCCCTCTGCCAGCACCCACCGCATTCCCGGCAGTGCTGTGCTACCTCCTGTGTCGCTCGGCTGGTGATCTGTCCGCGGGGTCGGTGTTGGCGCGGTGGCTTTGTCTCGGGACACAGAGCGGTTCCGCAGCAGTGGTTTTTGTAGGAAAAGGGTGCGATTTGTTCCAAAAATGGCAGGTTTGGTGTGAGCTCCGCCCCTGGGACCTCTTCCCGGGCTTGTGGCGCAGCGGGGACTTGTGGGGCATCCCTGCTCTGGTCTGTGCCACTGGCAGGCTGCAAagttggggggaaaaagggtGATGAAGGGAAAACCGGAGCCGGGGAGCCGCAGGTGGACCCTGGTGCAGGACAGGCAGTGCCCAGCAGTGTCATGTTGGTGCCCGAGTGCCGCTTCCCGTGTCCGGGTGGTGCCGGGGCGGCTCTTCCTCTGCCCCGGCTCACGGTGCCACCCGAATCTGTGGCGAACCCCCCCGGTTCTGCGGGGCACGGGGTCGCCGGCGCAGGCAGAGGTGGTTCggttccctccctgcctgcagaggtGCCGGCTGACGGCTCGTCGGGGAGCCCGGGGAGAGGTGCCGGCCAGCGCCGGCCGCCCTCCCTACCGCCGCGGTTAACCACAGCCTCTCCCCTCTCGCGTCTCTTTCCTCAAGGCAAGCGGATGCGCGTGCAGTTGTCCACCAGCCGGCTCCGGACGGCGCCCGGGATGGGAGACAAGAGCGGCTGCTACCGCTGCGGGAAGGAAGGGCACTGGTCTAAAGAGTGCCCGGTAGATCGCCCGGGGCAAGTGGCGGACTTTGCCGAGGCCTATAACGAGCAGTACGGAGCCGTGCGCACTCCCTACACCGCGGGCTATGGGGAGACCGTGTATTACGATGAGGCGTACGGCGGGATGGCCGACTACTACAAGCGCTACCGCGTCCGCTCCTACGCCACGGCCTCTGCGTATGACGCCTACGCGGAGCAGACCATGGCCCAGTACTCCCAGTACGCCCAGTACTCCCAGGTCCAGTCCTCGGCCATGGCCGCCACCACAGCCATGGCCAGTCGCATCCCCACCACCCTAGACGCGTACGATAGAGCTCTGCTGCCGACCCCGGGCGCGGCGGccgccgtcgccgccgccgccactgCCGCCGCAGCGGCCGCCTCCTCCACCTATTACACCCGGGATAGAAGCCCCCTGCGCCGCACGGCCGCCGCGGCCACCACTGTCGGAGAGGCGTACACGTACGAGCGTGGGCAGCTGTCGCCGGTCTCCTCGGTGGCCCGGGCCTCCCTCTACGACATGCAGCGGTTCGAGCGGGACCCCTACGGGGAGCGGGCGCGGTACTCTGCCTTTTGAGCCGGAGGTGAGCGCCGATGCTGGGTGGGCCGGCCCCGGCGCGGCTGACGAGGGAGCTCGGCTCCCACCCGGTGCCGCAGGGCGAGCGGCGTTCGCTGGGGACACTGGGTCGACACCGGGCACCGCGGCGGCCGTCGGTCCCGTCTGGTGACACCGGTGCTGGCGGGTAACGAGCCTTCCCCTGGCAGGAAGCGACGCCGCGGCGGACCACCGGGGACTCGCCGATGCCCCGGATTTCCCCTTCCGGCCCGGATCCCGCCACGTCAGGTCAGACGTGACCCGGGCCACCGCTGCCGTCACCGCCGCGCTCCCTCCCTCATCACCGGGGCCGCGGACCCCACCCTCCCGTCTCTGGAGCGGGTGCTGTCGCCACTGTCACCGCCGCATCCCCAtctgtctgtccgtccgtctgtTCCCCTCCCCATGCCCGGGCCGGTGCCCGCCCCCCTCTCAcctctctgctctcttccaGGTCCGGCGGCCTCTGACGGagccctcacccccccccaccgcctGCACCCCCCCTTTTTGTACGGAGCTTCCCCAAACCCgccccctgcacccctctgGGGGCTCACTGCCTCCCTCCCCGAGGATGGGatccccccccggccccatcTTCCTCCCCCTTGGGGTGCTCACagccccccatccctcccctctCCAATTTTCCAGCAAAATAAAGGTTTTCACCGACTCCTGTGTCTGCCTGTcctttggggtgggggcagtGTCATTCCCCagtgctgggacccccccctctATCCCGCGgaaggctgggggggacacacacagggggacaccccccagccccgtTCTTGAGTTCTGCGAGagggggggaactggggggggacacgaacCCGTTTCAGCACCGGACCCGTTTCGCGGTCGGACACGGTTCCGTGTCGGACCCCTTTCGCGGCCGGACCCGTTTCCGGGCCGGACCCATTTCCGGGTGGGACCTCCGGACCCTTTTTGGCGCCCGCgccattttttttaagcaccGCCCGCCGCCGGTTTCCATCCGGGTCTGTCTCTCCCTGTGACGTCAGTTCCGGCGCGCGGCACCGTCTCCTCAGCGACCATGGCGCTGAACGCGGGTGCGGGCGGGGCTGGGACCCCCGAgaccccccccgagccccccctgcaccctcctcgcccccccacaccccttggaccccccctcccgccgGTCCGGGACCCCCCTCAGCCCTtcccgtgcccccccccgcgcACTGAGGCCCCCCTgaactcccccccaccccgttcCGGGACGCCCCCCACGACCCCCGAGGCCCCCCCtccaccctcctgcccccccccaccccttgaGCCCCCTCCTCCCGCCGGTCTGGGCCCCCCCCACGCACTCTGGCccccctaacccccccccccgccacgttCTGGGACCCCCCACGGGCCCCGTTCCCCGTGGCCGCGTTCCCCCCCTTCACCCCAGgatccccccccgccccgtgtcccgtgtgtatgtgtgtgtcccACcggtgacacccccccccccgtgtcccgcAGGCGCGGAGCCGTCCCCGTTAGCGGCGGAGCTGGaggcgcggcgggggcggcagGAGCGGGTCAGCCGGGCCatggggcagctgctgctgcgggggTACCGCATGCTGGGGCGGTGCTGCCCCCACTGCGGGGTGCGCAACATGGGGGGGGCgagagtggggctgggagtggggaTATGGGGTGGgttgggggctgtggggctggaatatggggatgggaatggggatATGGGGCTGGGaatggggctgtggggctgggagtgaGGGTGGGAAtggagctgtggggctgggaatGGGGCTGTGGGATGGgttgggggctgtggggctgggagcggggctgtggggctggaaTATGGGGCTGGGAATGGGGATATGGGGCTGGGAATGGGGATATGGGGCTGGGAAaagagctgtggggctgggaatGGGGCTGTAGGGCTGTGAATGGGTCTGTGGGTCTGGAATATGGGGCTGCGaatggggctgtggggctgggagcagggctgtggggctgggaatGGGGATATGGGGCTGGGaatggggctgtggggctgggaatGGGGCTATGGGGCAGGACTGTGGGGCCATTACAGGCTGCCGGGGCCACTCTGACCCCcctgtgtctgtctgtcccccTCCTCCAGACCATCCTGCTGCAggataaacagcagcagctctacTGCGTGACCTGCCAGGAGCTGGACTGcgacggggaggggggcggtCCCGGtaggcaccgggggggggggcgggctgggggggggcagctgggagacaggggatggggacggggggggggctggaggggctgggagaTCGGGAAAGGGGacaaggctggggctggggggctctgggcttGGGGGGAGTCCAGactgggggggctctgggctGAGAAGGGGGGGGTCcagacttggggggggggctccatCCCCGCCTGaccccatccatccatcctaCAGCGCCGGAGCCCCCAGCCGCCCCCTCACCGCCCCCGCTCCAGCCTGCCGCCCCCCGTCCCGAGCACTGCGAGGGAGCGGCGACGGGCTTACGGGGGGCTTCggcttcttcttcttctgacccccccggcccccccgaggagggggcggtgggggcTGCGCGGGCGGCGGTGCTGGAGAAGTTGGGGTGGGCGGCGCGGGAGCTGCCCCGCACGGCTTCGGCCGAGGGCAGCACCCACCTCTGCGCCCTGGTGCGGGCCTGCGCCGAGGCCCTGGTGGGGCTGCGGGCCCtcgccccccccgccacccccccatAAACAAACGCTCTGCCGACGGCAGCCCCCCCACGCCGACGCTTCCCGCTCCTCATTTTGGGGGACCCTTCTGCCGTCCCTGGGGGGTTGGGAGGGTGtggggggaggttggggggggctgtgaggctgtggggtttggtttgggggggctgtggggtgaagttgtggggctgtggggtgaggtttgggggggctgtggggtgggcttaggggctgtggggtgaagttggggggctgtggggtgaggtTGGGGGGGCTGTGAGACTGTGGGgtgaggtttgggggggctgtgggggccatggggtgggtttgggggctgtggggtgaggtTGGGGGGGCTGTGAGGCCCGTGGggtgaggtttggggggggctatgggggccATGGGGCAGGTTTGGAGGCTGTGGGGTGAGGTTGGGGGGGCTGTGAGGCTGTAGGGTTTGGATTGGGGGGGCTAtgagggctgtggggtgaggtttgggggggctatgggggccgtggggtgggtttgggggctgtggggtgaggtTGGGGGGGCTGTGAGGCCCGTGGGgtgaggtttgggggggctatgggggccATGGGGCGGGTTtaggggctgtggggtgaggtTGGGGGGGCTGTGAGGTTGTAGGGTTTGGATTGGGGGGGCTAtgagggctgtggggtgaggtttgggggggctgtgggggccgtggggtgggtttgggggggctgtgggggctgtggggtgaggtttgggggggctatgggggccATGGGGCGGGTTtaggggctgtggggtgaggtTGGGGGGGCTGTGAGGTTGTAGGGTTTGGATTGGGGGGCTACgagggctgtggggtgaggtttgggggggctgtgggggccGTGGGGTGGGTTTGAGGGCTGTGGGTTGAAgttggggggctgtgggggccGTGGGgtgaggtttgggggggctatgggggccgtggggtgggtttgggggctgTGGGTTGAAgttggggggctgtgggggccGTGGGgtgaggtttgggggggctatgggggccgtggggtgggtttgggggctgtggggtgaggtTGGGGGGGCTGTGAGGCCCGTGGGgtgaggtttgggggggctgtggggcctGTGGggtgaggtttggggggggctatgggggccATGGGGCAGGTTTGGAGGCTGTGGGGTGAGGTTGGGGGGGCTGTGAGGCTGTAGGGTTTGGATTGGGGGGGCTAtgagggctgtggggtgaggtttgggggggctatgggggccgtggggtgggtttgggggctgtggggtgaggtTGGGGGGGCTGTGAGGCCCGTGGGgtgaggtttgggggggctatgggggccATGGGGCGGGTTtaggggctgtggggtgaggtTGGGGGGCTGTGAGGTTGTAGGGTTTGGATTGGGGGGGCTAtgagggctgtggggtgaggtttgggggggctatgggggccGTGGGGTGGGTTTAGGGGCTGTGGGTTGAAGTTGGGGGGCTATGGGGGCCatggggtgggtttgggggctgtggggtgaggtTGGGGGGGCTGTGAGGCTGTAGGGTTTGGATTGGGGGGCTACgagggctgtggggtgaggtttggggaggctgtgggggccgtggggtgggtttgggggctgTGGGTTGAAgttggggggctgtggggtgaggtttgagggggggctgtgggggccatggggtgggtttgggggcttTGGGGTGAGGTTGGGGGGGCTGTGAGGCTGTAGGGTTTGGATTGGGGGGGCTAtgagggctgtggggtgaggtttgggggggccgtggggtgaGGTTGGGTGGCcgtggggtgggtttgggggacTGTGGGGGCCATGGGGTTTGATTTGGGGGGGCGATGGGAGCcgtggggtgggtttggggcCGTGGGGTGAggttggggggggctgtgggtcaggtttggggggggggggctgggctgCCTGGGACAGGCACCGGTGGGGCCACTCTGCGGGGGGGGTGTCAGATATAGTGCTGGGGGGGAGACACGTAtggaccggggggggggggggggcatgcaCAAAGGCTGCGATATATtgcccgggggggggtcctATAGGGAAAGTGATTACACTTAtagcctggggggggggcagttgtACAGCCAGGGAGGACATAtatggccggggggggggggggcatatCGCCCAAGAGAGGAACATATGGCTTGGGGGGGTGTATATTGCCCAAAGGGGGGGTATatggcccggggggggggtatgGCCCAAAGGGGGGGTGTATATCACCCAAAGGGGGGGGGTATATGGCCCGGGGGGGTTTATGGCCCAAAGGGGGGGGGTATATGGCCCGAGGGCGGTATATGGCCCAAAGGGGGGGGTCATGGCCCAAAGGAGGGGGTATATGGCCCAAAGGGGGGGTTATATGGCCCGGGGGGGGGAAGCTCctcccgcccggctccggcttCCTgcccgggcggggccgggccgcgcccagcgcgggggggggcagcgggggggggccgggcccggtccggggcggggggggggggggtgagagaagaaggaggaggtgggggggggggcggcccgggAGTGTCGGCAGCGGGACCCGATCCCGTCCCGGCGGCGTTACgggagacggggggggggggaggggtgtccgggggggggacacacacacccacccccccatgGGGTCGGTGTGGAAGCGGCTGCAGCGGGCGGGGAAGCGGGCGGCCAAGGTTCGGTTCGTGGCGTCTttggaggagctgctggtggaGGGGGGCAGGCGCTGGTgagtgaccccccccccgggacccccccggacccccaacaccccccccccggggtcccTATGGGGGTGACATGGGCtccctgggggaggggggggggtgttcttAGAGGGGGGTcccgggtgggggggtgggggggctcgGCCAGACCCCgcgggggggggttggaggagggggagggacctgcccccccccccccccccgccccggtcccgCCACCGGTTTCGTTTTGAGTTGAAAATGCCCATAAATGGGGCCGGGGCGGGAAACGGCGACTCCGGCGCTAAAAATagaccccgggggggggggagggaggggggaggatgGCCCCCCCcgtccctcctcccccccccttccccccccccccccccgccgggggtGTCCGGTTTccccccgctcccggccccAAATTtagccccggccccccccggggcgcCCACacctgccgggggggggggggggcggtttgGGGACACACatacacccccccccacaccccccccccagccggggtgggggggggtcttcTGCCCCacggggtgcccccccccccgtgggtgCCGTGGGGCGCGGTCCCGCGGGCGCTTGAGCAACGTGGGGGGACTcacgggggggggctgctgggggggctgcagggggtcggtgtggggctgctgtggggccGCTATGGGGCCACTATGGGGCCAGTATAGGGGCCACTATGGGGCCAGTATAGGGGCCGCTATGGGGCCAATATAGGGCCGCTATGGGGCCAGTATAGGGGCCACTATGGGGCCAGTATAGGGGCCACTATGGGGCCAGTATAGGGGCCACTATGGGGCCAATATAGGGCCGCTATGGGGCCAGTATAGGGGCCACTATGGGGCCAGTATAGGGCCGCTATGGGGCCAGTACAGGGCCACTATGGGGCCAGTATAGGGGCCGCTATGGGGCCAATATAGGGCCACTATGGGGCCAGTATAGGGGCCACTATGGGGCCAGTATaggggctgctgtggggccaGTATAGGGCTGCCATGGGTCCGCTATGGGGCCTGGAATGGGGCTGCTATGGGGCCAGTATAGGGCTGCCATAGGGCCCCTATAGAGCCGCCATAGGGGCCGTGGGCGGGTGCCACTGCCGTTATCTGTggggcggccccgcggccccaCCCGGCGCCCGTGGGGTGAGAAGAACCACGCcctgccgtggggctggggtcaCCGTGGGGCCgggacaccccccaccccccctccgggtctgaccccccccccccgggcccccccagGCAGCCCGA of Buteo buteo chromosome 29, bButBut1.hap1.1, whole genome shotgun sequence contains these proteins:
- the ZNRD2 gene encoding protein ZNRD2 isoform X2, encoding MALNAGAEPSPLAAELEARRGRQERTILLQDKQQQLYCVTCQELDCDGEGGGPAPEPPAAPSPPPLQPAAPRPEHCEGAATGLRGASASSSSDPPGPPEEGAVGAARAAVLEKLGWAARELPRTASAEGSTHLCALVRACAEALVGLRALAPPATPP
- the LOC142025695 gene encoding RNA-binding protein 4B-like isoform X3, which encodes MVKLFIGNLPREATEQEIRSLFEQYGKVLECDIIKNYGFVHIEDKTAAEDAIRNLHHHKLHGVCINVEASKNKSKASTKLHVGNISPACTNLELRAKFEEYGPVIECDIVKDYAFVHMERAEDAVEAIRGLDNTEFQGPAASDGALTPPHRLHPPFLYGASPNPPPAPLWGLTASLPEDGIPPRPHLPPPWGAHSPPSLPSPIFQQNKGFHRLLCLPVLWGGGSVIPQCWDPPLYPAEGWGGHTQGDTPQPRS
- the LOC142025695 gene encoding uncharacterized protein LOC142025695 isoform X2, whose amino-acid sequence is MVKLFIGNLPREATEQEIRSLFEQYGKVLECDIIKNYGFVHIEDKTAAEDAIRNLHHHKLHGVCINVEASKNKSKASTKLHVGNISPACTNLELRAKFEEYGPVIECDIVKDYAFVHMERAEDAVEAIRGLDNTEFQGSDAAADHRGLADAPDFPFRPGSRHVRSDVTRATAAVTAALPPSSPGPRTPPSRLWSGCCRHCHRRIPICLSVRLFPSPCPGRCPPPSHLSALFQVRRPLTEPSPPPTACTPPFCTELPQTRPLHPSGGSLPPSPRMGSPPGPIFLPLGVLTAPHPSPLQFSSKIKVFTDSCVCLSFGVGAVSFPSAGTPPSIPRKAGGDTHRGTPPSPVLEFCERGGTGGGHEPVSAPDPFRGRTRFRVGPLSRPDPFPGRTHFRVGPPDPFWRPRHFF
- the LOC142025695 gene encoding RNA-binding protein 4-like isoform X1, with translation MVKLFIGNLPREATEQEIRSLFEQYGKVLECDIIKNYGFVHIEDKTAAEDAIRNLHHHKLHGVCINVEASKNKSKASTKLHVGNISPACTNLELRAKFEEYGPVIECDIVKDYAFVHMERAEDAVEAIRGLDNTEFQGKRMRVQLSTSRLRTAPGMGDKSGCYRCGKEGHWSKECPVDRPGQVADFAEAYNEQYGAVRTPYTAGYGETVYYDEAYGGMADYYKRYRVRSYATASAYDAYAEQTMAQYSQYAQYSQVQSSAMAATTAMASRIPTTLDAYDRALLPTPGAAAAVAAAATAAAAAASSTYYTRDRSPLRRTAAAATTVGEAYTYERGQLSPVSSVARASLYDMQRFERDPYGERARYSAF
- the ZNRD2 gene encoding protein ZNRD2 isoform X1, whose translation is MALNAGAEPSPLAAELEARRGRQERVSRAMGQLLLRGYRMLGRCCPHCGTILLQDKQQQLYCVTCQELDCDGEGGGPAPEPPAAPSPPPLQPAAPRPEHCEGAATGLRGASASSSSDPPGPPEEGAVGAARAAVLEKLGWAARELPRTASAEGSTHLCALVRACAEALVGLRALAPPATPP
- the LOC142025695 gene encoding RNA-binding protein 4B-like isoform X4 produces the protein MVKLFIGNLPREATEQEIRSLFEQYGKVLECDIIKNYGFVHIEDKTAAEDAIRNLHHHKLHGVCINVEASKNKSKASTKLHVGNISPACTNLELRAKFEEYGPVIECDIVKDYAFVHMERAEDAVEAIRGLDNTEFQGSDAAADHRGLADAPDFPFRPGSRHVRSGGL